A region from the Azospirillaceae bacterium genome encodes:
- a CDS encoding glycosyltransferase family protein translates to MTERARKPRVVCITQARMGSTRLPGKVLLTVAGRPLLAHQVARLRRAALVDEVVVATSDGPADDAIASLCRRLGVACFRGSEHDVLDRFYRAAVAYNADVAVRVTGDCPLIDPGLIDQLLTLFLASDPPLDHAAVDIVHYPRGLDAEAISMPALQTAWREATAAFEREHVTPYIYRRPSRFRLGALPPPAGPAPVEMGPQRWCVDTVEDFQLVRRLLEALLPVTPDFTWTDCLALLRQHPDWALLNRDVAQKTLP, encoded by the coding sequence ATGACCGAAAGGGCCAGGAAGCCGCGCGTCGTCTGCATCACCCAGGCCCGCATGGGGTCCACCCGGCTGCCGGGCAAGGTCCTGCTGACCGTCGCCGGCCGGCCGCTGCTGGCGCATCAGGTGGCGCGCCTGCGCCGTGCGGCGTTGGTGGATGAGGTGGTGGTCGCCACCAGCGACGGCCCGGCGGACGATGCCATCGCCAGCCTGTGCCGCCGCCTGGGGGTGGCCTGCTTCCGGGGCAGCGAGCATGACGTGCTGGACCGTTTCTACCGCGCGGCCGTGGCCTACAACGCCGACGTGGCGGTGCGGGTGACGGGCGACTGCCCCCTGATCGACCCCGGGCTGATCGACCAGCTGCTGACCCTGTTCCTGGCGTCGGATCCGCCGCTGGACCATGCCGCCGTCGATATCGTGCATTATCCGCGCGGCCTGGACGCCGAGGCGATTTCCATGCCGGCCTTGCAAACCGCATGGCGGGAGGCGACGGCCGCGTTTGAGCGCGAACACGTAACCCCTTACATCTACCGTCGTCCCAGCCGCTTTCGCCTGGGCGCCCTGCCGCCGCCGGCCGGCCCGGCGCCGGTGGAGATGGGACCGCAGCGCTGGTGCGTGGACACGGTGGAAGATTTCCAACTGGTCCGGCGCTTGCTTGAGGCGTTATTGCCGGTCACGCCGGATTTCACCTGGACGGACTGCCTGGCCCTGCTGCGCCAGCATCCCGACTGGGCGCTGCTGAACCGCGACGTGGCCCAGAAGACTTTACCCTGA
- a CDS encoding type II toxin-antitoxin system RelE/ParE family toxin: MVGAVAGWEEGTVPSATTAVLKRIRWSADAVRDVEQHVAYIADFNPPAADRILRALLAAANSLITFPNRGRPGSEAGTRELVIHPPYVIVYETVKDTVVILRIWHGAQDRG; encoded by the coding sequence ATGGTTGGAGCAGTTGCTGGCTGGGAAGAAGGTACCGTCCCCAGTGCCACCACGGCGGTCTTGAAGCGGATTCGTTGGTCTGCCGATGCTGTGCGCGACGTTGAACAACACGTCGCCTACATTGCTGATTTCAACCCGCCGGCGGCTGACCGTATACTTCGGGCTCTATTGGCCGCAGCGAATAGCTTGATCACGTTCCCTAACCGCGGGCGCCCCGGTAGCGAAGCGGGGACACGGGAGTTGGTTATTCACCCTCCCTATGTGATCGTCTATGAAACGGTGAAGGACACCGTCGTCATCTTGCGCATCTGGCATGGTGCGCAGGACAGGGGCTGA
- a CDS encoding amidohydrolase — MKRHHRAVLAVAALALLGACATNAHSDTAEKSDRAKPVYAGLEPADDTNPFPSTYHPLPSVTTALVGATVFTGTGARIDGGTVVLVDGKVAAVGKDIPLPSGARVIDARGKYITPGIIDSHSHLGVYATPAVWANSDGNEMTDPNTAQVWAEHSVWPQDPGFIRALEGGITTLEILPGSANLFGGRSVILKNVPGRTVQDKKFPGAPYGLKMACGENPKRVYGSKGRTPATRMGNVFGYRKAWIEAQEYRRKWDDYRRKLADYKNGKGDKAPDAPKRDLQLDTLAGVLDGSILVQNHCYRADEMAQMIDISHEFGFHVAMFHHGSEAYKIADLLKKEDICVATWGEWWGFKMEAYDGIEENAALLQKAGVCTVIHSDDETLTQHLVQEATIALAAGRRMGIQIDEAEAIKWVTANPAKAIGVLDKTGTLEPGKMGDVVLWSADPFSVYATADQVFIDGALIYDRHDPAVQPKSDFELGQTGPAHPGPVGPGPGRPVLTSSTEQPQ, encoded by the coding sequence ATGAAACGACACCATCGCGCGGTCTTGGCGGTGGCGGCACTGGCGCTGCTCGGCGCCTGCGCCACCAACGCGCACTCCGACACGGCTGAGAAGTCCGACAGGGCCAAGCCGGTCTATGCCGGGCTGGAACCGGCCGACGACACCAACCCCTTCCCCAGCACCTACCATCCGCTGCCGTCGGTGACGACGGCGCTGGTGGGCGCCACGGTCTTCACCGGCACGGGTGCCCGCATCGACGGCGGCACCGTGGTGCTGGTCGACGGCAAGGTCGCGGCGGTGGGCAAGGATATTCCCCTGCCGTCCGGCGCCCGGGTGATCGACGCGCGCGGCAAGTACATCACACCAGGCATCATCGATTCGCACAGCCATCTGGGTGTCTATGCCACCCCGGCCGTCTGGGCCAATTCCGACGGCAATGAGATGACCGACCCCAACACCGCGCAGGTGTGGGCCGAGCACTCCGTCTGGCCGCAGGACCCCGGTTTCATCCGGGCGCTGGAGGGCGGCATCACCACGCTGGAGATCCTGCCGGGCTCCGCCAACCTGTTCGGCGGCCGATCGGTCATCCTGAAGAACGTTCCCGGCCGCACGGTGCAGGACAAGAAGTTCCCCGGCGCGCCCTATGGGCTGAAGATGGCGTGCGGCGAGAATCCCAAGCGCGTCTACGGCAGCAAGGGGCGCACCCCCGCCACGCGCATGGGTAATGTCTTCGGCTACCGCAAGGCGTGGATCGAGGCGCAGGAATATCGCCGTAAATGGGACGATTATCGCCGTAAATTAGCCGATTATAAGAACGGAAAGGGCGACAAGGCGCCCGACGCGCCCAAGCGCGACCTGCAGCTGGACACCCTGGCCGGCGTGCTGGACGGCAGCATCCTGGTGCAGAACCATTGCTACCGCGCCGATGAGATGGCGCAGATGATCGACATCTCGCACGAGTTCGGCTTCCACGTCGCCATGTTCCACCATGGGTCGGAGGCCTACAAGATCGCCGACCTCCTGAAGAAGGAGGACATCTGTGTCGCGACCTGGGGCGAATGGTGGGGCTTCAAGATGGAAGCCTATGACGGCATTGAGGAAAACGCAGCATTGCTGCAAAAGGCCGGCGTCTGCACCGTCATCCATTCCGATGATGAGACCCTGACCCAGCACCTGGTGCAGGAGGCCACCATCGCGCTGGCCGCCGGCCGTCGTATGGGTATCCAGATCGATGAGGCCGAGGCCATCAAGTGGGTCACGGCCAATCCGGCCAAGGCCATCGGCGTGCTGGACAAGACCGGCACGCTGGAGCCCGGCAAGATGGGCGACGTCGTGCTGTGGAGCGCTGATCCCTTCAGCGTCTACGCCACCGCCGACCAGGTGTTCATCGACGGCGCGCTGATCTATGACCGCCACGATCCGGCCGTTCAGCCCAAGTCGGATTTCGAGCTGGGCCAGACCGGCCCCGCCCATCCGGGCCCCGTCGGCCCCGGCCCCGGGCGTCCCGTCTTGACCTCCAGCACGGAGCAGCCGCAATGA
- a CDS encoding alpha/beta fold hydrolase: protein MPETSNRILPGRRLIRFPGGPGAVLDRGSPGGMPPLVLLHGFGGDALSWQYNIQALVKGGRRVLAVDLPGHGASTLDIPSGLGGGADWVDRLLEALDLPVVDVIGHSMGGRISLLLAERHPQRVRRMSLIASAGLGNRVDAGFLRALCDMETMDQARALIDRLFAGAPPNRDTLARAFLARLANAAARAPLIRLLDRLVADIDAAPPRFDWTQALPPLQLIWGLADDIVPPPDPGSIPERIPLHRLAGVGHMPQAQAATQVNALLTEFHT, encoded by the coding sequence ATGCCTGAAACGTCCAACCGCATCCTGCCGGGCCGCCGCCTGATACGGTTTCCCGGCGGCCCCGGCGCCGTGCTGGACCGCGGCTCGCCCGGGGGCATGCCGCCCCTGGTGTTGCTGCACGGCTTCGGCGGTGACGCCCTGTCCTGGCAGTACAACATCCAGGCCCTGGTGAAAGGCGGCCGGCGGGTGCTGGCGGTGGATTTGCCGGGGCACGGCGCCTCCACACTGGACATCCCGTCCGGCCTGGGGGGCGGCGCCGACTGGGTTGATCGGTTGCTGGAGGCGCTGGACCTGCCGGTCGTGGACGTCATCGGCCATTCCATGGGCGGCAGGATCAGCCTGCTGCTGGCTGAACGCCATCCGCAACGGGTGCGGCGCATGAGCCTGATCGCCAGCGCCGGCCTGGGCAACCGGGTGGATGCGGGTTTCCTGCGCGCGCTGTGCGACATGGAAACGATGGACCAGGCGCGGGCGCTGATCGACCGGCTGTTCGCCGGGGCCCCGCCCAACCGCGACACCCTGGCGCGCGCCTTCCTGGCCCGCCTGGCCAATGCGGCGGCGCGGGCACCGCTGATCCGGCTGCTGGACCGGCTGGTGGCCGACATCGACGCGGCACCACCGCGGTTCGACTGGACCCAAGCCCTGCCGCCCCTGCAATTGATCTGGGGGCTGGCCGACGATATCGTGCCGCCGCCGGATCCCGGCTCCATACCGGAACGAATACCCCTGCATCGCCTGGCCGGGGTGGGCCACATGCCCCAGGCCCAGGCGGCCACCCAGGTCAATGCCCTGCTGACGGAGTTCCACACATGA
- a CDS encoding KpsF/GutQ family sugar-phosphate isomerase produces MTIDRAAVLAAASDLLRIEANAVLHQVEALDGDFLAVVEHICGEHGNTLVAGIGKSGLVARQFASKLASIGARAFYYSAIDSLHGELGLLREGDLLIVLSNSGQTQELVDVAKAAQPRGVKVAAMVGRVPSTLSRMADWTLKVHVESEATDTKLPTASTTAMLAFADALTVAVGVEKGFTAKDFGRNHPGGTLGVVLGAYVDDLMARAPDHVALVGPDRPILETLLEMTRYPAGAALVVDAYDRLLGVITDGDIRRGLARTGKDLLDRDTRALMTPKPRTCRTGTTAMAALAQMESPSQVYVLPVVDADNKVLGLLRMHDLAGLDVARTAG; encoded by the coding sequence ATGACCATCGACCGCGCCGCCGTCCTCGCCGCCGCATCCGACCTGCTGCGCATTGAGGCCAACGCCGTCCTGCACCAGGTGGAGGCGCTGGACGGTGACTTCCTGGCGGTGGTGGAACACATCTGCGGCGAACACGGCAACACGCTGGTGGCCGGCATCGGCAAGTCCGGCCTGGTGGCGCGGCAGTTCGCCAGCAAGCTGGCCAGCATCGGCGCCCGCGCCTTCTATTACAGCGCCATCGACAGCCTGCATGGTGAGCTGGGTTTGCTGCGTGAGGGCGATTTGCTGATCGTCCTGTCCAACAGTGGCCAGACGCAGGAACTGGTGGACGTGGCCAAGGCCGCACAGCCGCGCGGCGTGAAAGTGGCGGCCATGGTGGGCCGCGTGCCCTCCACCCTGTCGCGCATGGCCGACTGGACCTTGAAGGTGCACGTGGAGTCTGAGGCCACCGATACCAAGCTGCCGACCGCCAGCACCACCGCCATGCTGGCCTTCGCCGACGCGCTGACCGTGGCGGTGGGCGTGGAAAAGGGCTTCACCGCCAAGGATTTCGGCCGCAACCATCCGGGCGGCACCCTGGGCGTGGTGCTGGGCGCCTATGTCGATGATTTGATGGCCCGGGCGCCGGACCATGTCGCCCTGGTGGGCCCCGACCGCCCCATCCTGGAAACCCTGCTGGAAATGACCCGCTATCCCGCCGGCGCCGCGCTGGTGGTGGATGCCTACGACCGGCTGCTGGGGGTGATCACCGATGGCGACATCCGCCGCGGCCTGGCCCGCACCGGCAAGGACCTGCTGGATCGCGACACCCGCGCCCTGATGACGCCCAAGCCCCGCACCTGCCGCACCGGCACCACCGCCATGGCGGCGCTGGCGCAGATGGAAAGCCCGTCGCAGGTCTACGTCCTGCCGGTGGTGGACGCCGACAACAAGGTGCTGGGCCTGCTGCGCATGCACGACCTGGCCGGCCTGGACGTGGCCCGCACGGCGGGGTGA
- the pseI gene encoding pseudaminic acid synthase, with protein sequence MTDPAPLSFHAGQVPYLIAEMSGNHKGEVGRAIRLIDAAKEAGADAVKLQTYTADTITLKSDRPEFQIHGGPWDGRSLHELYEEAHTPWAWHPQLFAHAAKVGIDIFSSPFDPTAVDLLHRLGAPAFKIASYEIVDLPLIRYAAATGKPMIISTGMATLGEIDDAVAAARAAAPAGAPDPVLLHCTSGYPTPHEECDLRTIPHLAQAFGVPTGLSDHTHGIAVPVAAVALGAVVIEKHLTLSRAEGGVDASFSLEPAEFKVMVDACRVAHAALGQVGYAVKPSEAGGRAFRRSLYITAPVKAGEAFTAANVRSVRPGLGLAPKHLDQVLGAHATRDLAFGEPLDWGMVQLS encoded by the coding sequence ATGACTGATCCCGCCCCCCTGAGTTTCCATGCCGGACAGGTGCCCTACCTGATCGCCGAGATGTCCGGCAACCATAAGGGGGAGGTCGGGCGGGCGATCCGGCTGATCGATGCCGCGAAAGAGGCCGGGGCCGACGCGGTCAAGCTGCAGACCTACACCGCTGACACCATCACCCTGAAATCCGACCGGCCGGAATTCCAGATCCACGGTGGCCCCTGGGACGGCCGCAGCCTGCATGAACTGTATGAAGAGGCCCACACCCCCTGGGCCTGGCATCCCCAGCTGTTCGCGCACGCGGCCAAGGTGGGCATCGACATCTTCAGCTCGCCCTTCGATCCCACGGCGGTGGATTTGCTGCACCGGCTGGGCGCGCCGGCGTTCAAGATCGCCTCATACGAGATCGTGGATCTGCCGCTGATCCGCTACGCCGCCGCCACGGGCAAGCCCATGATCATCTCCACCGGCATGGCCACATTGGGTGAGATCGACGACGCGGTGGCGGCCGCCCGCGCGGCGGCGCCGGCGGGGGCGCCGGATCCCGTTCTGCTCCACTGCACCAGCGGCTACCCCACCCCGCATGAGGAATGCGACCTGCGCACCATCCCGCACCTGGCGCAGGCCTTCGGCGTGCCCACCGGCCTGTCCGACCACACCCATGGCATCGCCGTGCCGGTGGCGGCGGTGGCGCTGGGGGCGGTGGTGATCGAAAAGCACCTGACCCTGTCGCGGGCGGAAGGCGGGGTCGATGCCTCCTTCTCGCTGGAACCGGCGGAATTCAAGGTCATGGTGGATGCCTGCCGCGTCGCCCATGCCGCGCTGGGCCAGGTGGGCTATGCCGTGAAACCGTCGGAGGCCGGCGGCCGGGCCTTCCGCCGCTCCCTCTACATCACGGCACCGGTGAAGGCGGGGGAGGCGTTCACCGCCGCCAACGTCCGCTCCGTCCGTCCCGGGCTGGGCTTGGCGCCCAAGCATCTGGACCAGGTGCTGGGCGCCCACGCCACGCGCGACCTGGCGTTCGGGGAGCCCCTGGACTGGGGCATGGTCCAGCTGTCATGA
- a CDS encoding acyl carrier protein — protein sequence MTTIGLNAGAMLAVIHNQVLTILGDKGAAWAGHFGPETKFLGGDLPFDSLDLATLLVAMEQKTGKDPFRAGFRQFTTAGELAGFYLEG from the coding sequence ATGACCACCATCGGATTGAATGCCGGCGCCATGCTGGCCGTGATTCACAACCAGGTCCTGACGATCCTGGGGGACAAGGGGGCGGCTTGGGCCGGCCATTTTGGGCCGGAAACGAAATTCCTGGGTGGCGACCTGCCATTCGACAGCCTGGATCTGGCCACCCTGCTGGTGGCGATGGAACAGAAGACCGGCAAGGATCCCTTCCGCGCCGGCTTCCGCCAGTTCACCACCGCTGGCGAACTGGCTGGTTTCTATCTGGAAGGTTGA
- a CDS encoding amidohydrolase family protein, with the protein MSRLTLLAAASTLVLLAAGAHAETVAITNARIETMGPAGEIASGTILIRDGRIQAAGASVAIPADARRVDAKGHIVTPGLVASDTSLAAGEVEGEASSDDFAGATSDLSASFDVSLGINPASMLIPVARVGGVTRALVTPELSGHGDKKGEKLFAGQAAVVDMSGGTDSITRRQVAMVVDMGSDAMSHLGGSHASVLQLLQSNLEEAASYAANKNGFERGAHRPYRQSKEDLEALYPVVQGRMPLLVGVHRVADIRRVLELGKRLKLKLILDGVEEGWMMAGEIAASGVPVVVDPLANLPQSFETLNARLENAAILQAAGATVVIKGPYVGHYARQVRYNAGNAVAHGMPWGAALAAITATPAKVFGVGDRTGTIEAGRDADLVVWSGDPLEILSVAEHVFVRGVEAPVTSRAQDLARRYSTLDPNQPPAYRD; encoded by the coding sequence ATGAGCCGCCTCACCCTTCTGGCCGCAGCATCCACCCTCGTGCTGCTGGCGGCGGGCGCCCATGCCGAGACGGTGGCCATCACCAACGCCCGCATCGAGACCATGGGGCCGGCGGGCGAGATCGCGTCCGGCACCATCCTCATCCGCGACGGTCGCATCCAGGCGGCGGGCGCCAGCGTCGCCATCCCGGCCGACGCCCGCCGGGTGGACGCCAAGGGCCACATCGTCACCCCCGGCCTGGTGGCCAGCGACACCAGCCTGGCCGCCGGCGAGGTGGAGGGCGAGGCGTCCAGCGATGATTTCGCTGGCGCCACCAGCGACCTCTCGGCCTCTTTCGACGTGTCCTTGGGCATCAACCCCGCCTCCATGCTGATCCCGGTGGCCCGCGTCGGCGGCGTCACCCGCGCCCTGGTCACGCCGGAGCTGTCCGGCCATGGCGACAAGAAGGGCGAGAAACTGTTCGCCGGCCAGGCGGCGGTTGTCGACATGTCGGGCGGCACCGACAGCATCACCCGGCGCCAGGTGGCGATGGTGGTGGACATGGGGTCGGACGCCATGTCCCACCTGGGCGGCAGCCACGCCAGCGTCCTGCAACTGCTGCAATCCAACCTGGAGGAGGCGGCCAGCTACGCCGCCAACAAGAACGGTTTCGAACGCGGCGCCCATCGCCCCTATCGCCAGAGCAAGGAAGATCTTGAGGCGCTGTACCCGGTGGTCCAGGGCCGGATGCCCCTGCTGGTGGGCGTGCACCGCGTGGCCGATATCCGCCGCGTCCTGGAATTGGGAAAGCGCCTGAAGCTGAAACTCATCCTCGACGGGGTGGAGGAAGGCTGGATGATGGCGGGTGAGATCGCGGCGTCCGGCGTGCCGGTGGTGGTCGATCCCCTGGCCAACCTGCCGCAAAGCTTTGAGACGCTGAACGCCCGCCTGGAAAACGCCGCCATCCTGCAGGCCGCCGGTGCCACCGTGGTGATCAAGGGCCCCTACGTCGGCCACTATGCCCGCCAGGTGCGCTACAACGCCGGCAACGCGGTGGCCCACGGCATGCCGTGGGGGGCGGCGCTGGCCGCCATCACCGCCACCCCGGCCAAGGTGTTCGGCGTCGGCGACCGCACCGGCACCATTGAGGCCGGCCGCGACGCCGACCTGGTGGTGTGGTCCGGCGACCCGCTGGAAATCCTGTCCGTCGCCGAGCACGTCTTCGTGCGCGGTGTGGAGGCACCGGTGACCAGCCGCGCCCAGGACCTGGCCCGGCGCTACAGCACGTTGGACCCCAACCAGCCGCCGGCCTACCGCGACTGA
- a CDS encoding acyl carrier protein, translated as MNRTEFLAALDEMLELDPGTLKGPEALDSIDSWDSLAVISYIALVDEKFNIVVAGEDLAKAETVDDLLALVSEHVA; from the coding sequence ATGAACCGCACCGAATTCCTGGCCGCCCTGGACGAAATGCTGGAACTGGACCCCGGCACCCTGAAGGGTCCCGAGGCGCTGGACAGCATCGACAGCTGGGACAGCCTGGCGGTCATCAGCTACATCGCCCTGGTGGATGAGAAGTTCAACATCGTGGTGGCGGGCGAGGATCTGGCCAAGGCCGAGACGGTGGACGACCTGCTGGCGCTGGTGTCCGAGCACGTGGCCTGA
- a CDS encoding ribbon-helix-helix domain-containing protein, whose translation MAAARKITVFLSPEMADFVRRSVDAGEYVSVSEAIRDAVSE comes from the coding sequence ATGGCCGCCGCCCGGAAAATCACCGTTTTCCTGAGCCCTGAAATGGCGGATTTCGTCCGTCGTTCAGTCGATGCCGGTGAATACGTTTCCGTCAGCGAAGCCATCCGTGACGCCGTCAGCGAATGA
- a CDS encoding HEAT repeat domain-containing protein, giving the protein MPSTPPQADKRGAPTPDSPSLDSLIEAAVGEMRWDEDRTPALTALQGMGTADTLTRMAMLCRSPEPARRQLAATVLGRMHAPGQSRDERAFPEPACDALLGLLDDGDPAVVADAIFALGHLGNHRCDPDLATRRRHEDAHVRYAIAFALSGSTSPVAVEALLDLMGDTYDQARNQATAGIGRHPTLDGPAIRDALLRRMGDEDVFTRAEAMHGLARRRDARVLRPLITALTHERLMAHLFGAAALIYLGLEAGAGVAGNALVVLLQARLETASSG; this is encoded by the coding sequence ATGCCATCAACGCCACCACAAGCCGACAAGCGCGGCGCCCCCACGCCCGACAGCCCTTCCCTAGACAGTTTGATCGAGGCGGCGGTAGGGGAGATGCGCTGGGATGAGGACCGGACGCCGGCCCTGACCGCCCTGCAAGGCATGGGCACAGCGGATACCCTCACCCGCATGGCCATGCTTTGCCGGTCGCCGGAACCGGCCCGCCGCCAATTGGCCGCCACCGTACTGGGGCGGATGCACGCCCCTGGCCAGAGCCGCGACGAACGGGCCTTTCCCGAACCGGCGTGCGATGCCCTGTTGGGCTTGCTGGACGACGGAGACCCGGCCGTCGTCGCCGATGCCATCTTCGCCCTGGGCCATCTGGGCAATCACCGATGCGATCCCGACCTGGCCACCCGCCGCCGCCACGAGGATGCCCACGTCCGCTACGCCATTGCCTTCGCGCTCAGCGGGAGCACATCGCCCGTCGCGGTGGAGGCCCTGCTGGACCTTATGGGCGACACCTACGACCAAGCCCGAAACCAGGCCACCGCCGGCATCGGGCGACACCCCACCCTGGACGGCCCCGCCATCCGGGATGCCCTGCTGCGCCGGATGGGCGATGAAGACGTGTTCACCCGGGCGGAGGCGATGCACGGGCTGGCCCGGCGGCGGGACGCGCGGGTTCTGCGTCCCCTGATCACGGCGCTGACCCATGAGCGCCTGATGGCCCACCTGTTCGGCGCAGCCGCCCTCATCTACCTGGGCTTGGAAGCGGGGGCGGGCGTGGCGGGCAACGCCCTGGTTGTCCTGCTGCAAGCACGTTTGGAAACAGCCTCGTCGGGCTGA